In a genomic window of Primulina huaijiensis isolate GDHJ02 unplaced genomic scaffold, ASM1229523v2 scaffold37281, whole genome shotgun sequence:
- the LOC140968611 gene encoding probable helicase MAGATAMA 3 — protein sequence MAVDKNKLEGEACILRFYKIVLSWDYLRILKESEKRNYDKKIGEGGGVGLKKVKDTYTDVDDYLNTFDPLLFEEVKALISQGEDEEKATAWQQAIIAECSEVNGFYLPTVICSDADAISQNDILLLSNKKFGEGKELPTAYAFALVEHRQQDKLRLRLYLSGEVKRFDTDDVQTCARLLNMLPLVCEVQKYLYVLKICSLSTILREYVALRSICSLPFKDLILTAVDIDSKTEDRAWKISRSLTNFIESNHNKSQLEAINAGLSRKPFVLIQGPPGTGKTQTILGLLSAILHATPARVQANKGNLAGLKLGPQLPIQEKYKHWEKASPWLYGINPRDQIMPINGDDGFFPTSGNEFKPEVVKSSRKYRVRVLVCAPSNSALDEIVLRLLNTGIHDESDRAYSPKIVRIGLKPHHSVHAVSMDYLVEQKLASMDFQASDKHKQGGMLKDKDSIRASILDEAVIVFSTLSFSGSALFSKLNRGFDVVIIDEAAQAVEPATLIPLANGCKQVFLVGDPVQLPATVISPVAEKFGYGMSLFKRFQRAGYPVQMLKTQYRMHPEIRSFPSREFYNDGLEDGPDVKYLTKRPWHGFSCFGPFCFFDIHEGKESQPSGSGSWVNVDEVEFVLVMYSKLVSRYPELKTSSRLAIISPYRHQVKLFRESFQNTFGVESDKVVDINTVDGFQGREKDVAIFSCVRASKEGGIGFVADFRRMNVGITRARSSVLVVGSASTLKRDGHWKNLVTSAEERNVLFKVSKPYTEFFSDSSLEQMKVKESKSENLEDPPEDMDVEIPFFGNTGRAYQEPEVDDMVDAGEGYAYEEDFGED from the exons ATGGCGGTAGACAAGAACAAGCTCGAAGGGGAAGCTTGTATTCTTCGATTTTACAAGATTGTGCTTTCCTGGGATTATCTTCGCATCCTTAAAGAATCCGAG AAGCGGAACTACGATAAGAAGATCGGAGAAGGTGGTGGTGTGGGATTGAAGAAAGTGAAGGACACATATACAGATGTTGATGACTATCTCAACACTTTTGATCCTTTACTTTTTGAGGAGGTCAAAGCTCTGATATCTCAAGGAGAGGACGAGGAAAAAG CGACTGCGTGGCAGCAAGCAATCATAGCAGAATGCAGTGAAGTCAATGGATTTTATCTACCTACGGTTATATGTTCTGATGCCGATGCAATATCACAAAATGATATTCTGTTGCTTTCAAACAAGAAG TTTGGTGAGGGTAAAGAATTACCAACTGCATATGCTTTTGCCCTAGTTGAGCATCGTCAACAAGATAAGCTAAGATTGCGGTTATATTTAAGTGGAGAAGTTAAAAGGTTCGATACAGATGATGTCCAAACCTGCGCAAGACTTTTAAATATGCTTCCACTTGTTTGTGAAGTTCAAAAGTATTTATATGTTCTGAAG ATTTGCAGCTTATCGACTATACTCCGTGAATATGTTGCCCTGAGATCCATATGCTCTCTGCCATTCAAGGATTTGATATTAACTGCAGTGGACATTGACAGCAAAACTGAAGATCGTGCTTGGAAAATTTCTAGATCCTTGACCAATTTTATCGAATCCAATCACAATAAATCTCAGCTAGAGGCCATAAAC GCAGGTCTCTCACGGAAACCCTTTGTCTTGATACAG GGACCCCCAGGTACAGGAAAAACGCAAACCATCCTTGGGCTCCTCAGTGCCATTTTGCATGCCACCCCAGCTAGGGTACAGGCTAACAA GGGAAATTTGGCTGGATTAAAACTAGGGCCACAATTACCGATTCAAGAAAA ATACAAGCATTGGGAAAAAGCATCTCCGTGGTTATATGGCATCAATCCTCGAGATCAAATCATGCCCATAAATGGTGATGATGGATTTTTCCCCACATCTGGCAATGAGTTT AAACCAGAAGTGGTCAAGTCCAGCCGCAAATATCGTGTTCGTGTTTTAGTTTGTGCTCCATCAAATTCTGCTCTGGATGAGATTGTCTTGCGTCTTTTAAATACTG GAATTCATGATGAAAGTGACCGTGCATACAGCCCTAAAATTGTGCGCATAGGTCTTAAACCCCACCATTCAGTCCATGCCGTCTCTATGGATTACTTA GTAGAACAAAAACTTGCTAGCATGGACTTTCAAGCTAGCGACAAGCATAAGCAAGGAGGCATGTTGAAGGATAAAGACAGTATCCGTGCTTCTATACTAGATGAAGCAGTCATT GTATTCTCCACTTTGAGCTTCAGCGGTTCAGCTCTTTTCAGTAAATTGAATCGTGGTTTTGATGTTGTGATAATCGATGAAGCCGCTCAAGCC GTGGAGCCAGCAACACTCATCCCACTGGCTAATGGATGCAAACAAGTATTCTTG GTGGGAGATCCAGTTCAGTTGCCAGCAACTGTAATTTCCCCAGTGGCAGAAAAATTTGG ATATGGAATGAGCTTATTTAAAAGATTCCAGAGGGCTGGTTATCCAGTACAGATGCTGAAGACCCAATATCGCATGCATCCTGAG ATAAGGAGCTTCCCTTCCAGGGAGTTTTATAATGATGGATTGGAGGATGGCCCTGATGTCAAATACCTGACAAAGCGCCCGTGGCATGGATTTAGTTGCTTTGGGCCTTTTTGCTTCTTTGACATACATGAGGGGAAAGAGTCTCAACCATCGGGAAGTGGTTCGTGGGTAAATGTTGACGAGGTTGAATTCGTCCTCGTCATGTACAGCAAATTGGTGAGTAGATACCCTGAGCTGAAGACTAGTTCTCGACTTGCAATAATATCACCATATAGACATCAAGTCAAGCTTTTCAGAGAATCTTTTCAAAACACTTTTGGTGTGGAGTCGGACAAAGTTGTAGACATTAATACTGTTGATGGATTTCAg GGTCGTGAAAAAGATGTTGCTATATTTTCTTGTGTTCGGGCAAGTAAAGAGGGAGGCATTGGGTTTGTTGCTGATTTTAGACGAATGAATGTTGGTATTACTCGTGCAAGGTCTTCTGTTCTG GTCGTGGGTTCTGCATCAACACTGAAAAGAGATGGTCACTGGAAGAACCTGGTCACAAGTGCCGAGGAAAGAAATGTATTATTCAAG
- the LOC140968612 gene encoding bifunctional UDP-glucose 4-epimerase and UDP-xylose 4-epimerase 1-like → MTGMKRRSILVTGGAGFIGTHTVLQLLKQGFKVSIIDNLDNSVEEAVHRLRQLAGPQLSQNLDFHLGDIRNVEDLEKLFSSTNFDAVIHFAGLKAVGESVAYPMRYFENNLIGSINLYKIMAKYNCKKLVFSSSSTVYGQPDKIPCLEDYELKAKNPYGRTKLFLEEIARDIQKADPEWRMILLRYFNPVGAHESGILGEDPKGIPNNLMPYITQVAVGRLPELNVYGHDYPTHDGSAVRDYIHVMDLADGHVVSLERVLENKDIGCVAYNLGTGRGTSVLDMVAAFERASGKKIPIKLCPRRPGDATAVYASTEKAEKELGWKANYGIEEMCRDQWKWASQNPWGYQSKP, encoded by the exons ATGACGGGCATGAAGAGAAGGAGTATCTTGGTGACGGGTGGTGCCGGGTTCATCGGCACTCACACGGTGTTGCAGCTGTTGAAGCAAGGCTTTAAGGTCTCGATCATCGATAATCTCGACAATTCTGTGGAAGAGGCGGTTCATAGACTAAGGCAGTTGGCCGGGCCCCAACTCTCCCAGAATCTTGACTTCCATTTG GGGGATATCCGGAATGTGGAGGATTTGGAGAAATTGTTCTCTTCTACCAA TTTTGATGCAGTGATCCACTTTGCGGGGCTGAAGGCTGTCGGTGAAAGTGTTGCATACCCCATgagatattttgaaaataatttgatCGGATCTATTAATTTATACAAAATCATGGCAAAATATAATTGTAAGAAG TTGGTTTTTTCGTCGTCTTCAACTGTTTATGGCCAACCGGATAAAATTCCTTGCCTCGAAGATTATGAATTGAAGGCCAAGAATCCCTATGGTCGCACAAAA TTGTTTCTCGAAGAAATCGCTCGGGACATTCAAAAGGCCGACCCAGAATGGAGAATGATTTTGCTCAGATACTTCAACCCTGTTGGAGCTCATGAGAGTGGCATATTGGGAGAAGATCCAAAGGGAATCCCTAACAATCTTATGCCTTACATAACTCAAGTGGCTGTTGGCCGATTGCCTGAGTTAAATGTTTATGGTCACGATTATCCAACACACGATGGTAGCGCG GTACGAGACTACATCCATGTCATGGATTTGGCCGATGGTCACGTAGTTTCACTCGAAAGGGTTCTCGAGAACAAGGATATAG GTTGTGTTGCCTACAACTTGGGGACGGGTCGTGGCACATCCGTTCTTGACATGGTAGCTGCATTCGAAAGGGCTTCAGGAAAG aaaatacccatcaaactttGTCCGAGAAGGCCAGGAGATGCCACGGCTGTTTATGCATCCACAGAGAAAGCCGAGAAAGAGCTCGGTTGGAA GGCAAACTATGGTATAGAAGAAATGTGCAGGGATCAATGGAAGTGGGCAAGCCAGAATCCGTGGGGCTATCAATCCAAGCCTTGA
- the LOC140968460 gene encoding large ribosomal subunit protein eL24, with product MVLKTELCRFSGAKIYPGKGIRFIRSDSQVFLFANSKCKRYFHNRLRPAKLNWTAIYRKQHKKDSAAEAVKKRRRATKKPYSRSIVGATLEVIQKRRTEKPEVRDAAREAALREIKERIKKTKDEKKAKKAEVLSKQKGSKGNVPKGAAPRSGPKLGGGGGKR from the exons ATGGTTCTCAA GACAGAGCTTTGTCGTTTCAGTGGTGCCAAGATATATCCAGGAAAAGGCATAAGATTTATTCGCTCTGACTCCCAG GTCTTCCTCTTTGCTAACTCAAAATGCAAGAGGTATTTCCACAACCGACTGAGGCCAGCAAAGCTGAACTGGACTGCCATCTACCGAAAACAACATAAGAAG GACAGTGCTGCTGAAGCTGTGAAGAAGAGGCGCCGAGCCACAAAGAAACCCTACTCAAGGTCTATTGTTGGCGCAACATTGGAAGTTATTCAGAAGAGAAGAACTGAAAAGCCAGAGGTTCGTGATGCTGCACGTGAAGCTGCTTTACG TGAAATAAAGGAAAGAATCAAGAAAACTAAGGATGAGAAGAAGGCGAAAAAGGCAGAAGTTTTGTCTAAGCAGAAAGGTTCCAAGGGTAACGTGCCAAAGGGTGCTGCACCCAGAAGTGGCCCTAAGCTGGGAGGCGGTGGTGGCAAGcgttaa
- the LOC140968571 gene encoding protein IQ-DOMAIN 22-like has product MGKASKWFRALLGLKKSDPNPNTHQIHQPPKKKWSFAKSHKEKGRQKSQHVVVTDDDDPSRHAIAVAAATAAVAEAAVAAAKAAAVVVQLTSGTGKSTSTVSGFSRTSTAACVSKIGAGRGSRKDRAAVTIQSHFRAYLSRRALRALKALVKLQALVRGHLLRKQTADVLRRMQALVRAQARARAGGFLISDSPYSCLNSSHFSYHGPPTPEKIEHVVRTRSMKHEQLSMLKRNGSRSSGNVLFDAEKLPTICNRMDCRLGERSREQGIRRSSGPADDERSDKILEVDTGKPHSTPKCRTIFHASHPSLGSDLNCQSFSTSKDSTVHQTVLSPTSGEVQSMSPLKFPQDIDETAFCTADNSPQFYSASSMGGSSRRGAFTPSKSDGSRSYLNGYTDHPNYMSYTESSKAKARSLSAPKQRLQYDKSGSTKRYSVHGCHESRLNAHTQRVSALHANFTNKAYPGSGRLDRLGMPIGEDITGFSGHWHRY; this is encoded by the exons ATGGGAAAGGCTTCGAAATGGTTTAGAGCTCTTCTCGGACTCAAGAAATCCGATCCAAACCCGAACACACACCAAATCCATCAACCGCCGAAGAAAAAATGGAGTTTCGCCAAGTCCCACAAAGAAAAAGGTCGCCAGAAATCACAGCACGTCGTAGTCACGGACGATGATGACCCCAGCCGCCACGCAATAGCTGTGGCCGCAGCCACAGCTGCTGTTGCGGAGGCTGCCGTCGCGGCCGCTAAGGCTGCAGCTGTGGTAGTTCAGCTAACCAGCGGCACCGGGAAGAGTACATCGACGGTCTCGGGATTCAGTCGTACGAGCACGGCGGCGTGCGTTAGCAAAATTGGCGCAGGGCGTGGGAGCCGGAAGGATCGGGCGGCCGTTACGATTCAGTCGCATTTTCGTGCTTACCTG TCAAGAAGGGCTCTACGGGCCTTGAAAGCACTAGTCAAACTTCAAGCATTGGTGAGGGGTCACCTTCTGAGgaagcagactgcagatgtttTGCGACGAATGCAAGCACTTGTACGAGCTCAAGCAAGAGCCCGAGCTGGGGGCTTTTTGATTTCTGATTCCCCATATTCTTGCCTGAACTCTTCCCACTTCAGTTATCAT GGGCCACCAACTCCTGAGAAAATTGAGCATGTTGTTCGGACTCGGAGTATGAAGCACGAACAATTGTCGATGCTTAAG AGAAACGGTTCAAGATCTAGTGGCAATGTCTTGTTTGATGCAGAAAAACTACCAACAATCTGCAATAGAATGGATTGTAGATTGGGTGAAAGATCACGGGAACAAGGAATCCGAAGAAGCAGTGGTCCCGCAGATGATGAAAGAAGTGATAAGATTCTTGAAGTTGACACAGGAAAACCTCATTCCACTCCCAAGTGTAGAACAATCTTCCATGCTTCTCATCCTAGCCTTGGCTCCGATCTAAATTGTCAAAGCTTTTCAACATCCAAGGACTCCACAGTGCATCAAACAGTTCTGAGTCCAACCTCTGGTGAAGTTCAATCTATGAGCCCTCTGAAATTTCCACAAGACATTGATGAAACTGCTTTCTGTACTGCGGACAACAGCCCACAATTCTATTCAGCATCTTCAATGGGTGGCAGCTCTAGAAGAGGAGCATTTACCCCTTCGAAAAGTGATGGCTCGAGAAGTTATCTAAATGGTTACACCGACCACCCAAACTATATGTCTTACACTGAATCTTCAAAAGCCAAGGCACGATCCCTCAGTGCTCCAAAACAAAGACTTCAATACGACAAATCAGGGTCAACAAAGAGATACTCTGTACATGGATGCCATGAGTCAAGGTTGAATGCCCATACCCAGAGAGTTTCTGCACTGCATGCCAACTTCACAAACAAAGCTTATCCTGGGTCTGGTCGATTGGACAGGCTTGGAATGCCTATCGGAGAAGACATTACTGGTTTTAGTGGTCATTGGCACAGATATTAG
- the LOC140968439 gene encoding probable NOT transcription complex subunit VIP2, with the protein MQLYFGSSYGLSSVTNTGGPTLIPNRPPLVPNMGHIGQIANSIGGFVSADGSSSSSTGLANVHSTAFGFNMSDGDDAASVGVNDLCHQSGYYSSIGDSQGQPGGLNIGNFVDYGATQHQKEHLVQPQQYSMGRSPDFMFGAGAINSHYPLQQNHDSSITRAGFSFPQPDNQDLHFHGSGQYQHVQQSQPRFYNPLRGKEVNPRQGSRLGPDDYGLLGLLKIIKGVNPTKTALAMGVDPHSLGLELNSPEPLHQKFASPWSDELVKEGPKYDIPDCYISKQPPPLKRSHFKKFHLPMLFYVFYSMPNDQAQLLAANELHDRGWYYHIELRMWFTPVENSAPSVKNATYEVGCYVCFDPTTWQTVRQDNVVLYYNMIEERPAIPQ; encoded by the exons ATGCAGCTCTATTTTGGAAGCTCATATGGGCTTTCGAGCGTCACAAATACTGGGG ggccAACTTTGATTCCAAATAGGCCACCTTTGGTTCCAAATATGGGACATATAGGGCAAATTGCCAATTCTATTGGTGGTTTTGTTAGTGCAGACGGTAGCAGTTCGAGTTCTACTGGGTTGGCTAATGTCCATAGTACTGCTTTTGGTTTTAACATGTCCG ATGGAGATGATGCTGCTAGTGTTGGTGTCAATGACTTATGCCACCAATCCGGATACTATTCTTCTATTGGTGATTCTCAAGGTCAACCAG GAGGTCTGAACATCGGGAATTTCGTTGATTATGGCGCAACACAGCACCAGAAAGAACATTTAGTGCAACCTCAACAATATTCG ATGGGAAGATCTCCGGATTTTATGTTTGGTGCCGGTGCCATAAACTCACATTATCCTTTGCAACAAAATCACGATTCTTCAATAACCAGAGCCGGGTTTTCTTTTCCACAGCCAGACAATCAAGATCTTCATTTTCATGGTTCAGGG CAATATCAGCATGTCCAACAATCTCAACCTCGCTTCTATAATCCCTTAAGAGGCAAAGAAGTTAATCCTCGGCAAGGCTCTCGACTTGGACCTGATGACTATGGCTTGCTTGGTttgttaaaaatcataaaaggCGTCAATCCGACTAAAACCGCTCTTGCTATGGGAGTTGATCCGCACTCCCTCGGCCTGGAATTGAATTCTCCAGAGCCTCTACACCAAAAATTTGCATCTCCATGGTCTGACGAACTTGTCAAAGAAGGACCGAAGTATGATATTCCTGACTGCTACATTTCAAAACAGCCTCCTCCATTGAAG CGAAGTCACTTCAAGAAGTTCCATCTACCGATGTTATTTTACGTGTTTTACAG TATGCCAAACGACCAGGCGCAGCTCTTAGCGGCAAATGAACT GCATGATAGAGGGTGGTACTACCATATAGAGCTCCGCATGTGGTTCACTCCGGTGGAGAACTCAGCGCCTTCCGTAAAGAATGCTACATATGAAGTAGGTTGCTACGTATGTTTCGACCCTACTACATGGCAGACTGTAAGACAG GATAACGTCGTATTGTATTACAACATGATCGAGGAAAGGCCGGCAATCCCACAGTAG